One Armatimonadia bacterium DNA segment encodes these proteins:
- a CDS encoding transketolase family protein produces MSKIASHLVYEYGKELAQKPTRDGYGEALCELGETNPQVVVMDADLAKSTRTEWFWKKYPDRFFDAGIAEQNMLCMCAGLSRAGKIPFASTYGVFVAGRAWDQIRTTVCYSCLNVKIGGAHAGISVGPDGATHQALEDIALMRVLPYMTVISPCDFEQTKKAVHCAADTYGPIYMRFGREPTPIISSAETPFELGKGQVFREGTDATIIATGPMVKSSLDAAEELAAEQGLQVRVINLHTLKPIDADLIEQAARETGCIVTAEEHQVMAGFGSAVAEVVVQRCPVPMRFIGIQDRWGESGEPDQLMDVFGLLPRDIKAGVLEVIKAKK; encoded by the coding sequence ATGAGCAAGATCGCATCCCACCTGGTGTACGAGTATGGCAAAGAGCTCGCCCAGAAGCCCACTCGTGACGGCTACGGCGAAGCCCTCTGCGAGCTTGGCGAGACGAACCCGCAGGTCGTCGTCATGGACGCCGACCTGGCCAAGTCAACTCGCACGGAATGGTTCTGGAAGAAGTACCCCGATCGCTTCTTCGACGCCGGAATCGCCGAGCAAAACATGCTATGCATGTGCGCCGGGCTTTCCCGCGCCGGGAAGATCCCCTTCGCCTCAACCTACGGTGTCTTCGTCGCCGGTCGAGCCTGGGATCAGATCCGCACCACCGTCTGCTACTCCTGCCTTAACGTCAAAATCGGCGGCGCCCATGCCGGAATCTCCGTCGGTCCGGACGGCGCCACCCACCAGGCGCTTGAGGACATCGCCCTGATGCGAGTCCTGCCGTACATGACGGTCATCTCGCCTTGTGACTTCGAGCAGACCAAGAAGGCCGTCCATTGCGCCGCCGACACCTACGGTCCCATCTACATGCGCTTCGGTCGCGAGCCGACGCCCATCATCAGCTCAGCAGAAACGCCCTTCGAGCTCGGCAAGGGCCAGGTCTTCCGCGAGGGCACCGACGCCACCATCATCGCCACCGGACCCATGGTCAAGTCCTCGCTCGACGCCGCTGAGGAGCTGGCCGCAGAGCAGGGACTGCAGGTGCGGGTCATCAACCTCCACACCCTCAAGCCCATCGATGCCGACCTCATCGAGCAGGCGGCGAGGGAGACCGGCTGCATCGTCACTGCCGAGGAGCATCAAGTCATGGCCGGCTTCGGCAGTGCGGTAGCTGAGGTCGTCGTCCAGCGCTGCCCGGTTCCCATGCGATTCATCGGCATCCAGGACCGCTGGGGCGAGTCCGGTGAGCCCGATCAGCTCATGGATGTCTTTGGCCTCCTGCCCCGTGACATCAAGGCAGGCGTCCTCGAGGTGATCAAAGCCAAGAAGTGA
- a CDS encoding SGNH/GDSL hydrolase family protein yields MKTIVCFGDSVTLGIPHVAADDTFPRLLERRLNQRPSQEERVLCINSGVGGENTVEGLARLRRAVLDHEPHLVVVEFGLNDLRYEPEKTVSPEDFAASLGTIHDRITQTGATVVFTTPNPIINAFHGYSQNTDYYDRWGGCNGAVVEYAAVVRDTAAQLGAHLCDVYRVFEDQALALEFSGACASYQDLRCLAPYIKREDGVHPTAPGHQLIAGALYGLIVREDLLA; encoded by the coding sequence ATGAAGACTATTGTCTGCTTCGGAGATTCCGTCACCCTGGGCATCCCCCATGTGGCTGCCGACGACACCTTCCCGCGCCTCCTGGAGCGCCGTCTCAATCAGCGTCCTTCCCAGGAGGAGCGCGTCCTCTGCATCAACTCAGGCGTCGGCGGCGAGAACACGGTCGAGGGTCTGGCTCGCCTGCGCCGGGCGGTTCTGGACCACGAGCCGCATCTCGTGGTGGTCGAGTTTGGCCTCAACGACCTCCGCTACGAGCCCGAAAAGACCGTGTCTCCCGAGGACTTCGCTGCGAGCCTGGGCACGATCCACGATCGCATCACCCAGACCGGCGCCACCGTCGTATTCACGACCCCCAACCCAATCATCAACGCCTTTCACGGGTATTCCCAGAACACCGACTACTACGACCGCTGGGGCGGCTGCAACGGCGCAGTCGTCGAGTATGCCGCTGTCGTTCGCGACACGGCAGCCCAGTTGGGCGCCCACCTGTGCGACGTTTACCGAGTCTTTGAGGACCAGGCCCTGGCTCTCGAGTTCTCCGGCGCCTGCGCCTCCTATCAGGACCTCCGGTGCCTGGCCCCCTACATCAAGCGCGAGGACGGCGTCCATCCGACGGCTCCCGGCCATCAGCTCATCGCCGGCGCGCTCTATGGTCTGATCGTGCGTGAGGACCTGCTGGCCTGA
- a CDS encoding transketolase, producing MDPKTVPGLRKIANHVRRHVLEMIHAAKSGHPGGSLSAVDFTVALYYNYLNFRVDDPCWEGRDRIYWSKGHVAPLIYTIMSEVGYFDNSVLCTLRQLGSPLQGHPSADKCRGLEVSSGSLGQGLSVAVGTALGLRMDESPARVYCIMGDGEQDEGQIWEAYMAGGHFKLDNLCAVVDYNQLQIDGRIQDVMNIDPLPAKLRAFNWHVIEIDGHDLQQCLDAYEEARQFKGLPSVIVAHTIKGKGVSFMEDAAEWHGKCPNDQELETALHELQEEAATL from the coding sequence ATGGACCCCAAGACCGTACCGGGACTGCGCAAGATCGCAAACCACGTGCGGCGGCACGTACTCGAGATGATCCACGCCGCCAAGTCCGGCCATCCAGGAGGTAGTCTCTCAGCCGTCGACTTCACTGTGGCGCTCTACTACAACTACCTCAACTTCAGAGTCGACGACCCCTGCTGGGAGGGCAGGGACCGAATCTACTGGTCCAAGGGGCATGTCGCGCCACTGATCTACACCATCATGTCCGAGGTCGGCTACTTCGACAACTCCGTCCTCTGCACGCTGCGCCAGTTGGGAAGCCCGCTCCAGGGCCACCCGAGCGCCGACAAGTGCCGTGGGCTGGAGGTCTCCTCGGGCTCCCTGGGCCAGGGCCTGTCCGTCGCAGTCGGTACGGCTCTCGGCTTGCGCATGGATGAAAGCCCCGCTCGCGTCTACTGCATCATGGGCGACGGCGAACAGGACGAAGGCCAGATCTGGGAAGCCTACATGGCCGGAGGCCACTTCAAGCTCGACAACCTCTGCGCCGTCGTCGACTACAACCAACTCCAGATCGACGGCCGCATTCAGGACGTAATGAACATCGACCCGCTCCCGGCCAAGCTCCGGGCCTTCAACTGGCACGTGATCGAGATCGACGGTCACGACCTGCAGCAGTGCCTCGACGCCTACGAGGAGGCCAGGCAGTTCAAGGGCCTGCCGTCGGTCATCGTTGCCCACACCATCAAGGGCAAGGGCGTCTCCTTCATGGAGGACGCTGCGGAGTGGCACGGCAAGTGCCCCAATGACCAGGAGCTGGAGACGGCCCTTCATGAGCTCCAGGAGGAGGCGGCAACCCTATGA
- a CDS encoding PHP domain-containing protein has translation MSVDLHIHSTGSDGTLTPTQVVARAFERGMTAIAIADHDSVSGTAEGVKAGAKHHLDVFPALEISSEHDGRELHLLGYLIDPEHPELLEVLARVRESRWQRGEEMVHKLQALGIPLDFEAVKSLANGESFGRPHIATALVECGAVSRPQEAFDRYLRRGRPAYVERYRHPAEESVQLVRRAGGLPVIAHPGLLNHDSAIGDLLRVGLGGLEAIHTDHTSRQIGYYTQMAQRLGLIVTGGSDSHGPKGPKPVDIGQVEVPDSCAEALRQWGREHGRWPLAATS, from the coding sequence ATGTCGGTCGATCTGCATATCCACTCCACGGGCTCCGATGGTACGCTCACACCTACGCAGGTGGTGGCCCGAGCCTTTGAGCGGGGAATGACCGCGATTGCCATCGCCGACCACGATAGCGTCTCCGGTACCGCCGAAGGCGTGAAGGCCGGCGCTAAGCACCACCTTGACGTCTTCCCTGCCCTGGAGATCAGCAGTGAGCACGACGGCCGCGAACTGCACCTCCTCGGCTACCTGATCGACCCGGAGCATCCCGAGTTGCTCGAGGTGCTGGCCCGCGTGCGTGAGTCCCGTTGGCAACGCGGCGAGGAAATGGTCCACAAGCTCCAGGCTCTCGGCATCCCCCTGGACTTCGAGGCCGTCAAGAGTCTCGCCAACGGGGAGAGCTTCGGCCGTCCGCATATCGCCACCGCCCTGGTTGAGTGCGGCGCCGTCAGCCGCCCCCAGGAGGCCTTCGACCGGTACCTGCGTCGTGGGCGGCCTGCCTACGTGGAGCGCTACCGTCACCCGGCCGAGGAGTCCGTGCAGCTCGTGCGACGTGCAGGAGGCCTCCCCGTCATCGCTCATCCGGGTCTGCTCAACCACGACAGCGCCATCGGCGACCTGCTACGAGTGGGCCTCGGCGGGCTTGAGGCAATCCACACGGACCACACTTCGCGCCAGATCGGCTACTACACTCAGATGGCTCAGCGCCTCGGACTCATCGTTACGGGCGGCTCTGATTCCCATGGACCCAAGGGCCCCAAGCCCGTAGACATCGGCCAGGTCGAGGTGCCTGACTCCTGCGCCGAGGCCCTTCGCCAGTGGGGCCGAGAGCACGGTCGATGGCCCCTCGCAGCCACCTCCTAG
- a CDS encoding 2,3-bisphosphoglycerate-independent phosphoglycerate mutase, which translates to MSANCKAIIFLGDGMGGRPLVSLGGRTTIEAADTPALDAMAAGGESGILHPAGIGKPVGSDTAHMAILGYDPFKFYRGRGPFEAKGVGIDVRPGDLAFRCNFSTVDGTGLVIDRRAGRIKSGTDQLAKAVNDGLKDGIDGVQVIFKESVEHRAALVLRGENLDHRIGEVDPHREGIQYFACEPLPEAKDDPKAQRSAKVVNEFVARAYEILDKHPVNAQRKAEGLLPANAALPRGVGTAVDLEPFEHKYELKGAMIVEVDLVRGLGMYLNMDVIHVEGATGGADTDEIAIAKAVVAAWEDHDFILCNIKSPDLGGHDSSIDAKLKAIGKVDRAVGYLLEHLDWSRTVMMIGADHCTPITVGDHSGDGIPVSFYGHGVRPDDVLAYGERPCAKGSIGHLHGDDVMSLLTNYSGTQHKFGA; encoded by the coding sequence ATGTCCGCGAACTGCAAGGCAATCATCTTCCTCGGTGACGGAATGGGCGGTCGCCCTCTGGTCTCTCTCGGCGGACGCACAACCATCGAAGCTGCTGACACTCCCGCTCTTGACGCTATGGCCGCCGGTGGCGAGTCCGGCATCCTGCATCCCGCGGGCATCGGCAAGCCCGTCGGCAGCGACACCGCCCACATGGCCATCCTCGGCTACGACCCCTTCAAGTTCTACCGGGGTCGCGGGCCCTTCGAGGCCAAGGGCGTCGGCATCGACGTACGTCCCGGCGACCTGGCCTTCCGCTGCAACTTCTCCACCGTGGATGGTACCGGTCTCGTAATCGACCGCCGCGCGGGACGCATCAAGAGCGGCACCGATCAGCTCGCGAAGGCCGTCAATGACGGCCTCAAGGACGGCATCGACGGCGTGCAGGTCATCTTCAAGGAGTCCGTCGAGCACCGTGCTGCGCTTGTCCTGCGCGGCGAGAACCTCGACCACCGCATCGGTGAGGTCGACCCGCACAGAGAGGGCATCCAGTACTTCGCTTGCGAGCCCCTGCCCGAGGCCAAGGACGACCCGAAGGCCCAGCGGAGCGCGAAGGTCGTCAATGAGTTCGTGGCCCGTGCTTACGAGATCCTCGACAAGCACCCGGTGAACGCTCAGCGCAAGGCCGAAGGCCTGCTCCCGGCTAATGCCGCCCTTCCCCGGGGCGTTGGAACCGCCGTCGATCTGGAACCCTTCGAGCACAAGTACGAACTCAAGGGTGCAATGATCGTTGAGGTCGACCTGGTCCGTGGACTCGGCATGTACCTGAACATGGACGTGATCCATGTGGAGGGCGCGACGGGTGGCGCCGATACTGATGAGATCGCCATCGCCAAAGCTGTCGTAGCGGCCTGGGAGGACCACGACTTCATCCTGTGCAACATCAAGTCCCCGGACCTCGGCGGGCACGACTCCAGCATCGACGCCAAGCTCAAGGCCATCGGAAAGGTCGACCGGGCCGTCGGCTACCTGCTCGAGCATCTCGACTGGAGCCGCACGGTCATGATGATCGGCGCCGACCACTGCACTCCCATCACCGTCGGCGATCACAGCGGCGACGGTATCCCGGTCTCCTTCTATGGCCACGGAGTACGGCCCGACGACGTCCTGGCCTATGGCGAGCGGCCCTGTGCGAAGGGGTCGATCGGTCACCTTCACGGCGACGACGTGATGTCGCTGCTGACCAACTACAGTGGCACGCAGCATAAGTTCGGCGCCTAG
- a CDS encoding ABC transporter ATP-binding protein gives MAGVTLKNLTKRFGEVVAVSNVNLEIKDQEFLVLVGPSGCGKTTCLRMVAGLEEATDGEIYIGDRLVNNVSPKDRDIAMVFQNYALYPHMTVFENMAFGLKLRKVAREDIKRRVDDAAQMLGIGALLNRRPKELSGGQRQRVAVGRAIVREPAVFLMDEPLSNLDAKLRVQTRSELTKLHRRLGITTIYVTHDQVEAMTMGDRIVVMLDGVIQQVDTPLDLFNHPVNRFVAGFIGTPPMNFVDAELVARNGTMLVDAGSFQVELPTDRAAAYQEHAGKPVVFGVRPTDIYDKAISPVVESTPGNTITVEVDVIEPMGAESILYVSCGEDNLVASVDSSTEAVERQNLEVVIDMSRAHIFDKATESSLGEETIR, from the coding sequence ATGGCTGGCGTCACACTCAAGAACCTGACCAAACGCTTCGGCGAAGTGGTCGCTGTCAGCAATGTGAATCTGGAGATCAAAGACCAGGAGTTCCTGGTTCTCGTCGGCCCCTCGGGCTGCGGGAAGACGACCTGCCTCCGCATGGTCGCCGGACTTGAGGAAGCTACCGACGGCGAGATCTACATCGGCGACCGCTTGGTCAACAACGTCTCGCCCAAAGACCGTGACATCGCCATGGTCTTCCAGAACTACGCCTTGTACCCGCACATGACCGTCTTCGAGAACATGGCCTTCGGGCTCAAGCTCCGCAAGGTCGCCCGTGAGGACATCAAGCGTCGCGTCGACGATGCCGCCCAGATGCTCGGCATCGGCGCCCTGCTCAACCGTCGCCCCAAAGAACTCTCCGGCGGTCAGCGTCAGCGTGTGGCTGTCGGTCGTGCCATCGTCCGCGAGCCCGCAGTCTTCCTCATGGACGAGCCCCTCTCGAACCTTGACGCTAAGCTTCGTGTCCAGACCCGGTCTGAGCTGACCAAGCTTCACCGTCGTCTGGGCATCACCACCATCTACGTCACCCATGACCAGGTTGAGGCCATGACCATGGGCGATCGCATCGTCGTCATGCTCGACGGTGTGATACAGCAGGTCGACACCCCGCTCGACCTGTTCAACCATCCCGTCAACCGCTTCGTCGCAGGCTTCATCGGTACGCCTCCGATGAACTTCGTCGATGCCGAACTCGTTGCCCGTAACGGGACGATGCTCGTCGATGCCGGCTCCTTCCAGGTCGAGCTCCCGACGGATCGTGCTGCGGCCTACCAGGAACATGCCGGCAAGCCGGTCGTCTTCGGTGTCCGCCCCACCGACATCTACGACAAGGCTATCTCGCCGGTCGTCGAGTCCACGCCCGGCAACACCATCACCGTCGAAGTCGACGTCATCGAGCCCATGGGCGCAGAGTCCATCCTCTACGTTTCCTGCGGCGAGGACAACCTGGTGGCAAGTGTCGATAGCTCGACCGAAGCTGTCGAGCGCCAGAACCTCGAAGTCGTCATCGACATGAGCAGGGCCCACATCTTCGACAAGGCCACCGAGAGCTCGCTCGGTGAGGAGACCATCAGGTAG